The following are encoded in a window of Drosophila simulans strain w501 chromosome 3L, Prin_Dsim_3.1, whole genome shotgun sequence genomic DNA:
- the LOC27206219 gene encoding POU domain, class 6, transcription factor 2: protein MSLDFVPAEKMGTPHVCFADEQQQELQQQHRTASNGSLNNNNNKLDVGYNNTGGTPSPGGSLSVSPTPRYERNLGFFRQLSRRFGLRSQDDLVHSDDAASVATSRSGGGGCGGGVAGVTLQEEDAHSSSTDSCSSGRGLNAHQSRLELMSMSCASSETSSTLDIEEQQEQMQHQQLQQQQAQQSKRKPISRASFSRLHRRSTSSLRRAFESLSLTSRSLSCSGPSPPPPLPPAGAQPAAALPLKSALKSASNVELHRQQQQQQKQPTGRSSSSSCCGSASKNNKVKPPPQRILRQPVSYTYLKGMSGLPTQRVPRSSVCCQYARR, encoded by the coding sequence ATGAGCTTGGATTTTGTGCCAGCAGAAAAGATGGGTACACCTCATGTCTGCTTCGCtgatgagcagcagcaggaactacaacaacaacacaggACTGCCAGTAATGGCAGcctgaacaacaacaacaacaaactggATGTTGGCTACAACAACACCGGTGGCACTCCATCGCCGGGCGGCAGTCTCAGCGTTTCGCCAACACCGCGCTACGAACGCAATCTGGGCTTCTTTCGGCAGCTGAGCCGCCGCTTCGGCCTGAGGTCGCAGGATGACCTAGTTCACTCGGATGACGCAGCCAGCGTTGCAACATCGAGGAGCGGCGGAGGCGGCTGTGGCGGTGGAGTAGCCGGGGTCACTCTCCAGGAGGAGGACGCGCACAGTTCATCGACCGACTCGTGCTCCTCGGGGCGTGGCCTCAACGCTCACCAGTCGCGTCTGGAGCTGATGTCCATGTCGTGCGCCTCCAGCGAAACGAGCAGCACGCTGGACatcgaggagcagcaggagcaaatgcagcaccagcagttgcagcaacagcaggcgcagcaaTCGAAACGGAAGCCGATTAGCCGCGCCAGTTTCTCGCGTCTCCATCGGCGCTCCACATCCTCGCTGCGTCGCGCCTTCGAGAGCCTTTCGCTAACCTCGCGTTCGCTGTCCTGCAGTGGTCCCTCCCCTCCGCCGCCCCTTCCCCCAGCCGGCGCACAGCCAGCAGCTGCATTGCCTTTGAAGTCGGCTCTCAAATCCGCCTCGAATGTCGAGCTCCacaggcagcaacagcaacaacaaaagcaaccaACCGGCaggtcatcatcatcatcgtgctGCGGCTCGGCgtccaaaaacaacaaggTGAAGCCGCCGCCACAAAGGATCCTGCGGCAGCCCGTCTCCTACACATATCTCAAAGGCATGTCCGGCCTGCCAACGCAGCGAGTGCCGCGCAGCTCCGTGTGTTGTCAGTACGCCAGGCGTTAA
- the LOC6738264 gene encoding uncharacterized protein LOC6738264 isoform X2, with translation MPQDNSALNKEFLMAMMERNEEVEDAEDTQTLENLNIQLVKELEEMARRLNALFESKDLSGVKGTLVEMKYLLSIQNSIKQKQQSLLGS, from the coding sequence ATGCCGCAGGATAATAGCGCCCTAAACAAAGAGTTTCTCATGGCCATGATGGAGCGGaacgaggaggtggaggatgcGGAAGACACCCAAACGCTggagaatttaaatattcaactCGTCAAGGAACTGGAGGAGATGGCCCGGAGGTTAAATGCCCTTTTCGAAAGCAAAGATCTTTCGGGAGTCAAAGGAACACTCGTTGAGATGAAGTACCTCCTGAGTATTCAGAACAGCATTAAACAGAAGCAACAAAGTTTGCTGGGCAGCTGA
- the LOC6738262 gene encoding programmed cell death protein 5, whose protein sequence is MSDSDLDALRAQRMSQMQSHFGGGNDAEKQQAQQEQMRAQEEMKHSILSQVLDQQARARLNTLKVSKPEKAQMFESMVIRMAQMGQVRGKLDDAQFVSILESVNAQMPQSKSSVKYDRRRAAIDSDDDEDYGC, encoded by the exons ATGTCGGATAGTGATTTGGATGCCTTACGCGCCCAGCGCATGTCCCAAATGCAGTCGCACTTC GGCGGTGGCAATGATGCGGAAAAGCAACAAgcgcagcaggagcagatgcGCGCCCAAGAGGAAATGAAGCACTCGATATTATCCCAAGTTCTGGACCAGCAAGCCAGGGCACGAC tAAACACCCTCAAGGTCAGCAAGCCGGAGAAGGCGCAGATGTTCGAGAGCATGGTCATCCGCATGGCCCAGATGGGTCAGGTGCGTGGAAAACTCGATGACGCCCAGTTTGTCAGCATCCTCGAAAGCGTCAATGCCCAGATGCCGCAGAGCAAGTCCTCCGTGAAGTACGATCGACGTCGGGCGGCCATCGAtagcgacgacgacgaggattaCGGCTGCTGA
- the LOC6738266 gene encoding gamma-glutamyl hydrolase, giving the protein MAECACTDPPYLNRVPTVGVMCIDIATRLQQNFKGEYHSYLAASYVKFLEASGAHVVPIWIGRERAYYALMMSQLNGILLPGGAVFIDEADRQANPDLTSDCVRSAELIYQLAMERNQRARKLDDLGGYFPVWGTCLGFQLLLIHAAEAPNVRTACQPMREAMPVTLTDDYQQSQLLGSLPKSVADEMEQHPFACHQHRYCITKESLDSFGLAKDWHPLATQKDTSGLEFITIVEHRRFPIFGCQFHPERAAFEQLFNSPDKCYMAHSRMGIELSQILGSRFVDFCRRNNNQFESDELKTRNLIWNWQPVFSGKFKGSNWQQCYLFEKNVDYAEERDDSEELRSS; this is encoded by the exons ATGGCGGAATGCGCTTGTACGGATCCGCCGTACCTCAACCGCGTACCAACAGTTGGCGTGATGTGCATCGATATAGCCACGCGACTGCAGCAGAACTTTAAGGGGGAATACCACAGCTACTTGGCTGCATCCTATGTCAAATTTTTGGAGGCATCCGGTGCGCATGTGGTGCCCATTTG gatTGGCCGAGAACGAGCTTACTATGCGTTGATGATGAGCCAGTTAAATGGCATTCTTCTGCCAGGTGGAGCCGTGTTCATCGACGAGGCTGATAGACAAGCCAATCCGGATCTGACCAGCGATTGCGTCCGGAGTGCCGAGCTCATCTACCAACTGGCTATGGAGCGTAATCAGCGGGCGAGGAAGCTGGATGATCTTGGCGGATACTTTCCCGTTTGGGGAACTTGTCTTGGCTTCCAGTTGCTCCTTATTCACGCCGCCGAAGCACCGAATGTTCGAACCGCCTGCCAGCCCATGAGGGAGGCGATGCCGGTTACTCTGACCGATGACTATCAGCAATCACAACTGCTTGGAAGTCTGCCGAAATCGGTTGCCGATGAGATGGAGCAGCACCCATTTGCCTGCCATCAGCATCGGTATTGCATCACCAAAGAGAGTTTGGATTCCTTTGGTCTAGCTAAGGATTGGCATCCACTGGCCACTCAGAAGGACACTTCGGGACTGGAATTCATCACGATTGTCGAGCACCGGCGTTTTCCCATCTTTGGATGTCAGTTTCATCCTGAGCGCGCTGCATTTGAGCAGCTTTTCAACTCACCGGACAAGTGTTACATGGCGCATTCCCGCATGGGTATCGAGTTGTCCCAAATCCTTGGCAGTCGGTTTGTTGACTTCTGCCGCCGCAACAACAATCAGTTCGAAAGTGACGAATTAAAAACCCGAAATCTCATTTGGAACTGGCAGCCTGTTTTCTCTGGCAAGTTCAAGGGCTCCAACTGGCAGCAGTGCTATCTATTTGAGAAGAACGTGGACTATGCGGAAGAGCGGGATGATTCTGAGGAGCTCCGCTCATCTTAA
- the LOC6738264 gene encoding iron-sulfur cluster co-chaperone protein HscB isoform X1: MRRVINGYKSAVKATNYTPLARNAAQFHQFRLPEIRKFSVESSPACWNCQKKSDLKQNMICSDCGHLQDVNSGINYFKLLSFPIQFSLESQKLTRSFRQLQTIVHPDKYSNKTSREQTNSADWSSLINKAYKTLSTPIERGQYLLQLEGEQMPQDNSALNKEFLMAMMERNEEVEDAEDTQTLENLNIQLVKELEEMARRLNALFESKDLSGVKGTLVEMKYLLSIQNSIKQKQQSLLGS, translated from the exons ATGCGGAGAGTTATTAATGGCTATAAAAGTGCTGTAAAAGCAACAAATTATACGCCACTTGCTAGAAATGCAGCACAATTTCATCAATTTCGGTTGCCAGAAATACGAAAATTTTCAGTTGAATCTTCGCCGGCTTGTTGGAATTGCCAAAAGAAATCGGATTTAAAGCAAAATATGATATGTTCGGACTGTGGACACTTGCAGGATGTTAACTCAGGAATA AATTACTTTAAACTGCTCAGCTTTCCCATTCAATTTTCTTTGGAGTCCCAGAAGTTGACAAGAAGTTTTCGCCAGTTGCAGACCATTGTGCATCCCGATAAATATAGTAATAA AACCTCACGGGAGCAAACAAACTCCGCAGACTGGAGTTCCCTCATCAACAAGGCATATAAAACTCTTTCCACGCCCATAGAACGTGGTCAATACCTTCTTCAACTGGAGGGCGAACAGATGCCGCAGGATAATAGCGCCCTAAACAAAGAGTTTCTCATGGCCATGATGGAGCGGaacgaggaggtggaggatgcGGAAGACACCCAAACGCTggagaatttaaatattcaactCGTCAAGGAACTGGAGGAGATGGCCCGGAGGTTAAATGCCCTTTTCGAAAGCAAAGATCTTTCGGGAGTCAAAGGAACACTCGTTGAGATGAAGTACCTCCTGAGTATTCAGAACAGCATTAAACAGAAGCAACAAAGTTTGCTGGGCAGCTGA
- the LOC6738260 gene encoding U3 small nucleolar RNA-associated protein 4 homolog translates to MTNNAKKEPQQRGKHQLHNVRFYTIKPREIVSLAYSKSSKCLALSRATPVIELWNLEHTPYLDRVIHLPPYSHVESIAWAGNRLFSVDLSGNLIEWDVIKLKQRYEHSPTGNALWSIDVNPAETDIAVGSEEGHINILSIENDEITYKTLFNKQKGRVLCIKFDKTGTKLVTGTEGFIRIWNVLKGTTLHTMTLSEKDVIVWSLQVLSDNTIIAGDSAGFVTVWNAENATQIDSAQVMDKNVFALAVNNKEDRLVCSGMQPPLIRIFSKTKIKREESTSERWIKFLQRDAHKHYVKSLLVIDDQIYSGGMDGILTITSSERMQAHLSQHAPFLKGSVASMAISKKLLLLRYPNSVHLWRLGSVAPQGEDKKQPWALPVGHTEEQVLEQTPQKLLQLNVKEDHFIESAAISPDANWICYSTLKELRISRLKNDPLQVERLVDDLPQELQPASHIIFTEQGDLVLLNPQNNHLSWFTLEEDLVTFKYTIDLSENCKNTISHLVISSHSEYIVAASSDHIISVWKLHGKQYKHLLNLPRHRAGTTALSMHEDYPRVVVAYANGQLVEYDLVNRIFTCETNEYLIPETRRHCISGISLDPQNRNIFIVHTEDNLYVLERDQHLDPKELVSNSKSKKLSNGNRSSVAGGSKGLSLKTSLPRQHLVHVSRLSPNELVNVSISTNNLLAPLPPPYRRKKFGAS, encoded by the exons atgaCGAATAATGCGAAAAAGGAACCCCAGCAAAGGGGCAAACATCAGTTGCATAATGTGCGCTTCTACACGATAAAGCCGCGTGAAATTGTCAGCTTGGCGTATAGTAAATCGAGCAAGTGCCTCGCTCTGAGTCg TGCAACGCCCGTCATTGAGCTGTGGAACCTGGAGCACACCCCGTATTTGGATCGTGTAATCCACCTGCCACCCTATTCTCATGTAGAATCTATAGCCTGGGCGGGAAACCGTTTATTTTCCGTGGACTTAAGTGGAAATCTGATCGAGTGGGATGTGATTAAGCTGAAACAACGATATGAGCACTCACCAACTGGCAATGCTCTCTGGAGTATCGACGTAAATCCCGCGGAAACGGATATCGCCGTTGGCTCAGAGGAAGGGCACATCAACATCCTGAGTATCGAGAATGACGAAATCACCTATAAAACCTTATTTAACAAGCAAAAAGGTCGCGTTCTCTGCATCAAGTTTGATAAGACAGGAACCAAACTGGTGACCGGCACTGAGGGATTTATTCGCATTTGGAACGTCCTCAAGGGAACCACTCTGCACACGATGACCCTCTCCGAAAAGGACGTAATAGTTTGGTCCCTGCAGGTGCTATCCGATAATACGATTATTGCTGGTGATTCAGCGGGATTTGTGACCGTTTGGAATGCGGAAAACGCGACACAGATAGATTCCGCACAAGTTATGGATAAAAACGTATTTGCCCTGGCTGTGAATAACAAGGAGGATCGATTGGTTTGCAGTGGAATGCAGCCACCGCTCATCCGGATTTTCAGCAAAACCAAGATAAAGCGGGAGGAGTCCACCAGCGAGCGTTGGATTAAATTCTTGCAGCGCGATGCCCACAAACACTATGTGAAATCCCTGTTGGTTATCGACGATCAAATTTATTCGGGAGGCATGGATGGCATATTGACCATTACGTCCAGTGAACGCATGCAGGCACATTTGTCGCAGCATGCTCCCTTTCTGAAAGGTTCCGTAGCTTCCATGGCAATCAGTAAAAAGCTTTTGCTTTTACGATATCCCAACAGCGTGCACCTGTGGCGCTTGGGTTCTGTGGCCCCGCAAGGCGAGGACAAGAAGCAACCCTGGGCACTGCCCGTTGGTCACACGGAGGAACAAGTTCTGGAGCAGACACCCCAGAAACTCCTCCAACTAAATGTCAAAGAAGACCACTTTATAGAGTCTGCTGCCATTTCACCAGATGCAAACTGGATTTGCTACTCTACCTTAAAGGAACTCCGGATCAGTCGTTTGAAAAACGATCCCCTGCAGGTGGAGCGTCTGGTAGACGATCTTCCCCAGGAACTTCAACCAGCCAGTCATATAATTTTCACAGAGCAGGGAGATCTAGTGCTGCTCAACCCGCAGAACAATCATCTAAGTTGGTTTACTTTAGAGGAAGATCTGGTTACATTCAAATATACCATCGATTTGAGTGAGAATTGTAAGAATACGATTAGCCATTTGGTTATCTCTTCGCATAGCGAATACATTGTGGCTGCGAGCTCAGACCACATAATATCAGTTTGGAAACTACATGGAAAACAATATAAGCACCTGCTGAACCTACCAAGACACCGAGCAGGTACCACCGCCCTATCCATGCACGAGGATTACCCACGTGTGGTGGTCGCCTACGCCAATGGCCAGCTGGTGGAGTACGATTTGGTCAATCGGATATTCACCTGTGAAACTAATGAGTACCTGATACCGGAGACCAGGCGCCATTGCATCAGTGGAATCAGCCTGGATCCACAAAAtcgtaatatatttattgttcacACCGAGGACAATTTGTATGTGTTGGAGAGGGATCAGCATCTGGATCCCAAGGAGCTTGTGAGCAACAGCAAGTCTAAAAAGTTATCAAACGGAAACCGCTCTTCAGTTGCCGGCGGCTCAAAAGGCCTGAGCCTAAAGACGTCGCTGCCACGACAG CACCTGGTGCACGTGTCTCGCCTGAGCCCTAACGAACTTGTCAACGTCAGCATTTCGACAAACAATCTGTTGGctccgctgccgccgccgtaCCGGCGGAAGAAGTTCGGTGCCTCGTAA
- the LOC6738265 gene encoding gamma-glutamyl hydrolase, protein MKKFSIGLLIFIGAMLAASEAGISSPIIGVLTQEVYVDGLISRHFDNKTSYIAASYVKYLEGAGARVVPIWIGRNRSYYDDLMRKINGVLLPGGATWFNQSNGYADAGEHLIHLAIELNDQGVFMPVWGTCLGMELLVYKLANETEHRINCEATGMAVPMDFKEDYKKSRLFASISDDVVDTMVKENVTYHWHQFCYTEKDFERDLLNETWRVMSLNHDWNGVEFISTVEHIKYPFYGVQFHPEKPLYEFTKTSIPHTAAAVLSGQFFADFFVSEARKSNQSFSNATEQARTLIYNYKPEYTSILGSSYIQQYLFTNVEMEIPEIPEIPDEGGNNDGGSSGGYIPIIIPGGDGSTTMPFFSGLLLTLVLLSIN, encoded by the exons ATGAAGAAGTTCTCGATCGGCTTGCTGATCTTCATCGGAGCTATGTTGGCCGCTTCAGAGGCTGGCATCTCATCACCCATCATAGGGGTTCTCACACAGGAAGTTTACGTCGATGGGTTGATCTCGAGACACTTTGATAACAAGACCAGCTATATAGCCGCCTCGTATGTGAAGTATCTCGAAGGAGCTGGAGCCCGAGTTGTGCCGATTTG GATCGGTCGCAATCGCAGCTACTACGACGATCTCATGCGCAAGATAAATGG AGTCTTGTTGCCCGGTGGAGCCACTTGGTTTAATCAGAGCAATGGGTATGCGGATGCGGGCGAACACCTCATCCACTTGGCCATTGAACTAAACGATCAGGGCGTCTTTATGCCGGTGTGGGGCACTTGTCTGGGCATGGAACTATTGGTTTACAAGCTGGCCAACGAAACGGAACACCGCATTAATTGCGAAGCGACCGGTATGGCCGTGCCAATGGATTTTAAAGAAG ACTATAAGAAGAGCCGCCTGTTTGCATCCATCAGCGATGATGTGGTGGACACCATGGTCAAGGAGAATGTGACCTATCACTGGCATCAGTTCTGCTATACGGAAAAAGACTTCGAGCGGGATCTACTAAACGAAACTTGGCGGGTTATGTCCCTAAATCATGACTGGAACGGCGTTGAGTTCATTTCCACCGTAGAGCACATAAAGTACCCCTTCTATGGAGTACAATTCCATCCGGAGAAGCCGCTGTACGAGTTTACAAAGACGAGCATTCCTCATACCGCAGCTGCTGTGTTAAGTGGTCAATTCTTCGCCGATTTCTTTGTGAGTGAGGCGAGGAAAAGTAATCAGAGCTTTTCGAATGCCACGGAGCAGGCCAGGACGCTCATCTACAACTATAAGCCGGAGTATACTTCGATCCTGGGCTCCTCGTACATACAGCAATACCTATTTACCAATGTTGAAATGGAAATACCCGAGATTCCGGAGATCCCCGATGAGGGAGGTAATAACGATGGGGGTAGTAGCGGCGGCTATATTCCCATTATTATACCAGGCGGTGACGGTTCTACCACTATGCCTTTCTTCAGTGGATTGCTCCTGACTCTGGTTCTcttatcaattaattaa
- the LOC6738263 gene encoding mediator of RNA polymerase II transcription subunit 10 → MSAPLENLETQLEMFIENVRQIRIIVSDFQPQGQNVLNQKINSLVTGLQEIDKLRSQVQDVYVPFEVFFDYIDQDKNPQLYTKDCVEKALAKNEEVKGKIEGLKKFKTNLLLELYKTFPNEMNNYRAYRKDSM, encoded by the exons aTGTCTGCACCGCTGGAGAACCTTGAGACCCAGCTAGAGATGTTCATCGAGAATGTTCGTCAGATCCGCATCATCGTAAGCGATTTTCAGCCACAGGGTCAGAACGTACTCAACCAGAAAAT TAACAGCTTGGTGACCGGCCTACAAGAGATCGACAAGCTGCGCTCCCAGGTGCAGGACGTCTATGTGCCATTTGAAGTGTTTTTCGACTACATCGACCAGGACAAGAATCCCCAGCTGTACACCAAGGATTGCGTGGAGAAGGCACTGGCCAAGAACGAGGAGGTCAAGGGCAAGATCGAGGGCCTGAAGAAGTTCAAGACGAatctgctgctggagctgtaCAAAACCTTTCCCAACGAGATGAACAACTACCGCGCTTATCGCAAGGACTCCATGTAA
- the LOC6738261 gene encoding protein disulfide-isomerase TMX3, with product MSPNSMWIFGLISALLLTLGSTGLSSKVLELSDRFIDVRHEGQWLVMFYAPWCGYCKKTEPIFALVAQALHATNVRVGRLDCTKYPAAAKEFKVRGYPTIMFIKGNMEFTYNGDRGRDELVDYALRMSGPPVQLVTRTESVDMLKGSHTIFFIFVGQQEGVVWDTYYAAAEGYQEHGFFYATSEDIAAQHFDFEKLPAVIVYKEEQHHFYPHGHLAHEMDPNEVNETVFQWVNVERFTLFPKVTRFNIHQLLKTNKYLVLAVVQEDKLNQIATHELEFRDMVEGVIRKHRARYHDKFQFGWIGEPSIAHSIILDQLPTPHLIAINSSTQHHFIPEDDPMQMTPQALHLFLESIRNESAIAYGGDTYFVRLNRALFEVRRALRDMWLGNPVLTTVIFGLPLGFLSLIMYSIFCGDCLVTEEDPDEDHEKKE from the exons ATGTCGCCCAATTCTATGTGGATCTTCGGCCTCATAAGTG CTCTGCTTCTGACTCTGGGTTCGACGGGGCTATCCTCGAAGGTTTTGGAACTTAGTGACCGGTTCATCGATGTGCGACACGAGGGTCAATGGTTGGTCATGTTCTATGCCCCGTGGTGCGGCTACTGCAAGAAAACGGAGCCTATTTTTGCTCTGGTGGCTCAGGCTCTGCATGCCACCAACGTACGAGTGGGTCGCCTGGATTGCACCAAGTATCCGGCGGCAGCAAAGGAATTCAAG GTTCGTGGGTATCCCACCATCATGTTCATCAAGGGCAACATGGAGTTCACCTACAACGGAGACCGCGGTCGCGATGAGCTAGTGGATTATGCCCTGAGGATGTCTGGGCCTCCTGTTCAGCTGGTCACGCGAACGGAGAGTGTAGACATGCTAAAGGGATCCCatacaatatttttcattttcgtggGTCAACAGGAGGGCGTGGTGTGGGATACATACTATGCTGCAGCTGAAGGTTACCAAGAGCATGGATTTTTCTATGCCACCAGCGAGGATATCGCTGCCCAGCACTTTGACTTTGAGAAACTGCCAGCAGTGATCGTCTACAAAGAAGAGCAGCACCACTTCTATCCGCACGGACATTTGGCACATGAAATGGACCCCAATGAAGTGAACGAAACCGTTTTCCAGTGGGTGAACGTGGAGAGGTTCACACTCTTCCCAAAGGTCACTCGGTTCAACATCCACCAGCTGCTCAAGACAAACAAGTACTTGGTATTGGCTGTGGTACAGGAGGATAAGCTCAATCAGATAGCCACGCATGAGCTGGAGTTTCGGGACATGGTGGAGGGCGTGATAAGAAAGCATAGGGCGCGATATCATGACAAATTCCAATTTGGATGG atTGGCGAGCCATCAATAGCACATTCCATTATCTTGGATCAACTGCCCACGCCTCACTTGATAGCGATTAATTCGAGCACCCAACACCACTTCATACCCGAAGATGATCCCATGCAAATGACTCCACAGGCATTGCACCTTTTCCTAGAATCCATCCGCAACGAAAGTGCGATTGCCTATGGAGGAGATACGTACTTTGTACGTTTGAATCGGGCGCTGTTCGAAGTGCGACGAGCTCTAAGGGATATGTGGCTGGGAAATCCCGTGCTGACCACTGTCATCTTCGGCCTGCCACTGGGATTCTTATCGCTTATCATGTACTCGATATTCTGCGGCGATTGCTTGGTCACAGAAGAAGATCCCGATGAAGATCACGAGAAGAAGGAGTAA